A window of the Cicer arietinum cultivar CDC Frontier isolate Library 1 chromosome 6, Cicar.CDCFrontier_v2.0, whole genome shotgun sequence genome harbors these coding sequences:
- the LOC101500866 gene encoding transcription factor MYB20-like: MGRQPCCDKVGLKKGPWTAEEDKKLINFILTNGQCCWRAVPKLAGLLRCGKSCRLRWTNYLRPDLKRGLLSEYEEKMVIDLHAQLGNRWSKIASHLPGRTDNEIKNHWNTHIKKKLKKMGIDPITHKLLSNEQTQTQQQPMEQEKHQQQCFLIEHENEKNKEPLKQETSFESSTINEAKEEQQIMTPLFDSMEIVNELYKEEHPIIKQNAILAPCVPSSSSTTTSSSISSSSNSNSNSNSNSNSSNFLEDLLLHDFEWSHNYVDNNNINIENNNNYNNNSNNNINMALWDDEFIRSWDFVLNDDDSDKKQVLDAPLNQYPKVIMDSESWAYGLF; the protein is encoded by the exons ATGGGAAGACAACCTTGTTGTGACAAAGTTGGGTTGAAGAAAGGACCATGGACAGCAGAGGAAGATAAAAAGCTCATAAATTTCATCCTCACTAATGGCCAATGTTGTTGGAGAGCTGTCCCTAAGTTAGCAG GATTGTTAAGGTGTGGGAAAAGTTGCAGGCTTAGATGGACAAATTACCTTAGACCTGACCTAAAGAGAGGACTTTTATCAGAATATGAGGAGAAAATGGTCATTGATCTTCATGCTCAACTTGGCAACAG ATGGTCGAAAATTGCTTCTCATCTACCTGGAAGAACCGATAATGAGATTAAGAATCATTGGAATACTCACATAAAGAAAAAGCTCAAGAAAATGGGAATTGATCCTATTACACACAAGTTACTCTCTAATGAAcaaactcaaacacaacaacaaccaatggaacaagaaaaacatcaacaacaatgtttcctaattgaacatgagaatgaaaaaaataaggaaCCACTAAAGCAAGAAACTTCATTTGAGTCATCAACCATCAATGAAGCCAAAGAAGAACAACAAATTATGACACCACTTTTTGACTCAATGGAAATAGTGAATGAGCTCTACAAAGAAGAACATccaataataaaacaaaatgcaaTTCTAGCTCCATGTGTTCCTTCCTCTTCATCAACCACTACTTCGTCATCGATATCATCTTCTTCTAATTCGAATTCGAATTCAAACTCAAACTCAAATTCATCCAATTTCCTTGAAGATTTGTTGCTCCATGATTTTGAGTGGTCACATAATtatgttgataataataatattaatattgaaaataataataactacaataacaatagtaataataatattaatatggcATTATGGGATGATGAGTTTATTAGAAGTTGGGATTTTGTTCTCAATGATGATGATAGTGACAAAAAGCAAGTGTTAGATGCTCCTCTTAATCAGTATCCAAAAGTGATCATGGATTCAGAATCATGGGCCTATGGATTGTtttga
- the LOC101500553 gene encoding plasmodesmata-located protein 7, which yields MVKTKTILLLFFFNILILHSLSISTDTFLYGGCTQERYTATSPYEFNLNSLLTSLVNSATYSSYNNFTIIASNPNDVVYGLYQCRGDLSMPDCASCVSKAVSRAGDICPAACGGAVQLEGCYVKYDNAKFLGVEDKTVILKKCGPSIGYDPGTRDAVLSGLVGSGGYFRVGGSGQLKGMVQCSGDLSFVECQDCVSDAIRRLRIDCPAADYGDMFLAKCYARYSTGGGGGAHAYYKPHGKSDNDGQKTFAIIIGLLAGVAILIIFLAFLRRICEGHGK from the exons ATGGTCAAAACAAAAACGATCCTCCTGTTATTCTTCTTCAACATTTTAATTCTCCATTCTCTATCCATCTCGACGGACACATTCCTCTACGGAGGGTGCACACAAGAAAGGTACACCGCAACCTCACCCTACGAGTTCAACCTCAACTCGCTCCTCACCTCACTAGTCAACTCAGCAACCTACTCATCCTACAACAACTTCACCATCATTGCCTCAAATCCAAACGACGTCGTTTACGGTCTCTACCAATGCCGCGGCGACCTCTCCATGCCGGACTGCGCCTCCTGCGTCAGTAAAGCCGTCTCACGCGCCGGTGACATATGTCCGGCGGCCTGCGGCGGAGCAGTTCAGTTAGAGGGATGTTACGTGAAATATGACAATGCTAAGTTTTTGGGCGTGGAGGACAAAACGGTAATATTGAAGAAATGTGGGCCCTCCATTGGATATGATCCGGGTACGAGAGATGCGGTGTTATCCGGGTTAGTGGGTTCGGGTGGGTATTTTAGGGTTGGTGGGTCGGGTCAGTTGAAGGGAATGGTGCAGTGTAGTGGGGATTTGAGTTTTGTGGAGTGTCAGGATTGTGTTTCGGATGCGATCCGACGGTTGAGGATTGATTGTCCTGCCGCGGATTACGGGGATATGTTTTTGGCGAAGTGTTACGCGAGGTACTCTACTGGGGGTGGTGGTGGGGCCCATGCTTACTACAAGCCCCATG GTAAATCGGACAATGATGGTCAGAAAACATTTGCCATAATTATTGGATTATTAGCAGGCGTGGCTATACTTATTATTTTCCTAGCATTCTTGAGAAGGATTTGTGAGGGACATG gtaaataa